A section of the Castanea sativa cultivar Marrone di Chiusa Pesio chromosome 12, ASM4071231v1 genome encodes:
- the LOC142619334 gene encoding 12-oxophytodienoate reductase 1-like produces the protein MAAEAPTIPLLTPYKLGKFNLSHRVVLAPLTRQRSYGNVPQPHAILYYSQRTTKGGLLIAEATGVSDTAQGYLDTPGIWTKEQVEAWKPIVDAVHAKGGVFFCQIWHVGRVSNQGFQPNGQAPISSSDRPLTPQIRSNGIDIVDFTPPRRLQIEEIPQIVNDFRLAARSAIEAGFDGVEIHGAHGYLIDQFMKDQVNDRTDQYGGSLENRCRLALEIVEAVSNEIGADRVGIRLSPFADYMESRDSNPEALGLYMAESLNKYEILYCHVVEPRMRTVGENSESPHSLVPMRKAFKGNFVAAGGYNREDGNKAIAENHADLVAYGRHFLANPDLPKRFKLNAPLNKYNRGTFYISDPVLGYTDYPFLEDIA, from the exons ATGGCTGCTGAAGCTCCCACCATTCCTCTTCTTACTCCTTACAAATTGGGCAAGTTCAACCTTTCCCATAG AGTTGTTTTGGCACCATTGACCAGACAGAGATCTTATGGCAACGTTCCTCAGCCACATGCTATCTTATATTATTCTCAGAGAACCACCAAAGGTGGTCTACTGATAGCTGAAGCCACTGGAGTTTCTGACACTGCTCAAGG GTATCTAGACACACCAGGTATATGGACAAAAGAGCAAGTTGAAGCCTGGAAACCCATCGTAGATGCTGTTCATGCCAAAGGAGGAGTTTTCTTTTGTCAAATTTGGCATGTGGGGAGGGTTTCAAATCAAG GTTTTCAGCCAAATGGTCAAGCCCCAATTTCTTCTTCTGACAGGCCTTTGACCCCTCAAATTCGATCTAATGGAATTGACATTGTAGACTTCACTCCTCCAAGGCGGCTACAGATAGAGGAAATTCCTCAAATTGTCAATGATTTTAGACTTGCTGCAAGGAGTGCTATTGAAGCTG GCTTTGATGGAGTAGAGATCCATGGGGCTCATGGTTACCTAATTGACCAGTTTATGAAGGATCAAGTGAATGATCGAACGGATCAATATGGGGGATCCCTCGAAAATCGTTGCCGGTTGGCTCTGGAAATAGTTGAAGCTGTTTCTAATGAGATAGGAGCAGACAGGGTTGGAATAAGGCTATCTCCTTTTGCAGACTACATGGAATCTAGAGACTCAAATCCAGAAGCTTTGGGCCTTTACATGGCTGAATCCTTAAACAAATATGAGATTCTTTATTGCCACGTGGTTGAGCCAAGAATGAGGACAGTTGGAGAAAATAGTGAAAGTCCCCATAGTCTTGTGCCAATGAGAAAGGCTTTTAAGGGAAACTTTGTTGCTGCTGGGGGTTATAACAGGGAAGATGGGAACAAAGCTATTGCTGAAAACCATGCAGATCTTGTTGCTTATGGTCGTCATTTTTTAGCCAATCCAGATTTGCCTAAGAGATTTAAGCTCAATGCTCCTCTCAACAAGTACAACAGAGGCACATTCTACATCTCTGACCCTGTCCTTGGATACACTGATTATCCATTCCTTGAAGACATTGCCTAG
- the LOC142619333 gene encoding 12-oxophytodienoate reductase 2-like, translated as MAAEAPTIPLLTPYKLGKFNLSHRVVLAPLTRQRSYGNVPQPHAILYYSQRTSKGGLLIAEATGVSNTAQGYPDTPGIWTKEQVEAWKPIVDAVHAKGGVFFCQIWHVGRVSNQGFQPNGQAPISSTDRPLTPQIRANGIDVAEFTPPRRLSIEEIPQIVNDFRLAARNAIEAGFDGVEIHGAHGYLIDQFMKDQVNDRTDQYGGSLENRCRFALEIVEAVTNEIGADRVGIRLSPFADYMESGDSDPKALGLYMAESLNKYGILYCHMVEPRMKTVGEKFDCPHSLVPMRKAFKGNFFVAGGYDREDGNKAIAENRADLVVYGRLFLANPDLPKRFKLNAPLNKYNRDTFYISDPVLGYTDYPFLEDNA; from the exons ATGGCTGCAGAAGCTCCCACCATTCCTCTTCTTACTCCTTACAAACTGGGCAAGTTCAACCTTTCCCATAG AGTTGTTTTGGCACCATTGACTAGACAGAGATCTTATGGCAATGTTCCTCAGCCACATGCTATCTTATATTATTCTCAGAGAACCTCCAAAGGTGGTCTACTGATAGCTGAAGCCACTGGAGTTTCTAACACTGCTCAAGG GTATCCAGACACACCTGGTATATGGACAAAAGAGCAAGTTGAAGCCTGGAAACCCATCGTAGATGCTGTTCATGCCAAAGGTGGAGTTTTCTTTTGTCAAATTTGGCATGTGGGAAGGGTTTCAAATCAAG GTTTTCAACCAAATGGTCAAGCTCCAATTTCTTCCACTGACAGGCCTTTGACCCCTCAAATTCGAGCTAATGGAATTGACGTTGCAGAATTCACTCCTCCAAGGCGGCTAAGTATAGAGGAAATTCCTCAAATTGTCAATGATTTTAGACTTGCTGCAAGGAATGCTATTGAAGCTG GCTTTGATGGAGTAGAGATCCATGGGGCTCATGGTTACCTAATTGACCAATTTATGAAGGATCAAGTGAATGATAGAACGGATCAATATGGTGGATCCCTCGAAAATCGTTGCCGGTTTGCTTTGGAAATAGTTGAAGCTGTTACTAATGAGATAGGGGCAGACAGGGTTGGAATAAGGCTTTCTCCTTTTGCAGACTATATGGAATCTGGAGACTCAGATCCAAAAGCTTTGGGCCTTTACATGGCTGAATCCTTAAACAAATATGGTATTCTTTACTGCCACATGGTTGAGCCAAGAATGAAGACAGTTGGAGAAAAATTTGACTGTCCCCATAGTCTAGTGCCAATGAGAAAGGCTTTTAAGGGTAACTTTTTTGTTGCTGGGGGTTATGACAGGGAAGATGGGAACAAAGCTATTGCTGAAAACCGTGCAGATCTTGTTGTTTATGGTCGTCTGTTTTTAGCCAATCCAGATTTGCCTAAGAGATTTAAGCTCAATGCTCCTCTCAACAAGTACAATAGAGACACATTCTACATCTCTGACCCTGTCCTTGGATACACTGATTATCCTTTCCTTGAAGACAATGCTTAG